The sequence below is a genomic window from Macadamia integrifolia cultivar HAES 741 chromosome 1, SCU_Mint_v3, whole genome shotgun sequence.
CATCagacactctcaattgggagagacagaagagaatagggagagagagctCTTGGGATTAGGTTAAAAACTTGCTTTTTTGTTGTCAAACCTCTTTTTTATAGAGGTTTGGCCAACTAGGGTTCCTAATACGAACAAACCGGGTTAATGCCCAGTTCAATTAACACTAAGCAAATTTTTTATCATCTATCCGGATCAAAGTAGTATGCACAATCTTTTAAAATGGAATTGCAGATTTCCTATTGCTGGATTCAATACTAGGCTTTAATTTGACCATTAAACTTTATCCTCGAGAGTCCATGACTTGGTTTTAATGAATGCAGGTAGTGATAGTCACCAATGAAGAAGAGCATAAAATTTTCCTGGAGGAAATCGGAGAAGATGTTTTGCCAGAAGAATATGGTGGACAAGCGAAGCTTGTAGCTCTCCAAGATGTTATACTTGAACATTTCCCAGCAGAGAATTGAGAATATTTTAGGTAATTCATTCCTCAAATTTATCTTCATAACTTCTCTAATCTGTTTCCATTTTACAGCTAAATATATTGTGCCCAGCTcaattttcttctgtttttgcaTTGTTATTATCTGACATTCCTTTGGGAATGATTTCAAGGAGAGATCCCTCAGGAAGGGCTACTGTATTTCCTGTCAAGTTCGGATAATTTGATATTCATGCCAATACAGGGTAGAGTACAGCAGAAAGGGGTAACCATATACCAATCCCACGTTGAAGAAACACCTTATTTGATGGGATCACTAAGAGCCTAAAGCGCCGGTCCAAGTTCAGAGAGGTTGGACGAAAATCTGCTGGAAAAactacgttttttttttttttggtggaaaatcTATCAAACAACATCAAGCAGTTGAAAACTGATACATAAAATTTGAAGATGTACATATGTATAACCAATAATTCGAGACGATATACAATTTGTATGGAAGCGAAACCCTAGATCATCTatcagtttattattattactaagGAACTACTGTAGGGGACTATACTCACACACCAGAGGGCAAGGGGGGAATGATGTGAAGAGGGGGGACACACTAAATACACACTCATGCATGTGACACAAGTCAAATCCACTAACCAACTTTTCTGGCACTTGCTCTTCAAGCAGAAGTTGCATGCGGTGCCTAGTGCACTAGATTCACAAGATCATGATCTATTCACAGATCAAGTTTAAAATTTGTCAATGACAAATTTGGGACTACCAAAAAGTGCATAAGACTACCATGGGATTGCATGaataaattaaattttagagtaatttacatccccctcccctcccctgtattttGCTTCTATTCGAACCCCCTCTCTTGTGTTTTCAAATATTCCAGACCTCCCTTGCATTTTGACAAATTTGACAAAAAATGTGACTCCGTTTTATTTTGGCtgttaaaatttcaattttttttaaatacccataTAACCCCTGATGGAGTAAATTACCCATTACACCCATCCTATGAACCTGCAACCTAAATCTGAGCGAACTTGACAGAGGTGGGGTGGGAACGACCAACGGCGATCGGCGCAAACAGCGAAAAGCAAGCGCACAACGATTGGCAAGCGACATGACGAAGGCGAACAACCATCGGAGAGTTGTCTGCAGCAAACCCAGTGAACCGCTGCGGTACCCAACTATCCATTTATGAATCTATTCATCATCTCGTAAACCTTCAACGGTTTGGTTGGTTCGTTGGGCAGGAAAGAAGCCTCTGCAATATTGGTAATTTCTTGCAGTCTATGGGTCAATCAGTTCATGACCTTAATGGCTGCATAAGAAGCGTCTGGAATATTGATAGCCACAACCACCTTCCTCTTCCAAGGAGGAGCAGGATCAAAAATCTTGACTACATCTCACTTGGAAGGGCACTGTATACTGGCAATATTATCAATTCTGGCACattcttccctagtcccttcaTTCTCTCATAAAGAGACTGACACGTCAAGTGAATCTCTTCTTGACTAGTTAAGAACAGAAGGATGTTGCCTTCTGGTTCCGTCAAGTGAATCTGCAGAACAGCTATCAGTCATGCATCTAAGTAGCCACTTTCTGGCTGTTTTGTGTACAAGAACTCAATTGGAAATGTTCTTCCTGGAATGGAAAAGATATTACAGTTAAATAAATACCCAGAAAGCTTCTCTGCATCCAAAGTGGCAGAAGTGACAATCAACCTAAGGTCAAGTCTCTGTTTAACAAGTTGCTTTAGTAATCCAAAACGTACATCAGTGTGGATTGTCCTCTCATAGGCTTCATCAAGCATGATTACAGAATACTGGGAGGAGGTTCTCATCAATTAAAATCTCCTTGAGAAGCATACCATCAGTCATATACGTGATGACATTATTTGGACCAATGTAATCCTCAAACCGAATGGTATAGCCAACTTTCTCACCCAAACGAACCCGAACTCTTCTACCACTCTCTTACTAATGGACATAGCAGCTACCCTACGGGGCTGCGTACATCCAATCTTTCCATTTGTTGTGTAACCTGCTTTGGCAAGATATTGTGTCACCTAGGTAGTTTTGCCAGCTGATCCTGTCTTCCCAATTACAACCAACACCTGGTTGTCATGAACAGCCTGAATAAGCTCTTTCTTCAACTTGTAGATGGGCAAGCTCTGCCTCTGTTCTTGTAAGGAAAGCTTTGATCTCTGCCCAAATGTTAGTGCCTTACCATATGCATCCTTCTTCCATTTTGGCATGTAATAGACTGATAAACCCACACCCCTCAGTTCCTATGCAAGATGCCGCTCACCAGTCTTTGGCATTGGATCCTCCCAAGGACGGTTGAGATTCTTTGGGATAGAATCAAGCATAGATCTCTATTGCTGCTTCCATACCTCTCTTCGCTCCTTGATGAGAGACTGTGCCTGCTTGgttcgtcgtcatcgtcgtcgtcaacCGTGCCTGCTTGGTTCGCCATCGTCTTTACCTGGACTCTGCCCTGTCGCCGGCGATGGAGGTGAGTGAAACTATGGTAAAAGGTTTCATATGAGAATAGTTATGGGGGTAGGGATAAggataaagggtaaaatgggGGGAAAAGTGGTTAAAAGCAAAAGGCCAAACTCGTACTTTAACACCCAAAACTAATAGTCCACTAACAGTGATAACTGACATGGGAGGTTTGTAGAATATTTGAAAACACAGGAGAGGGGGTTGGATTAAAAGCaaaatacaggggagggggatgtaaattactCTAAATTTTAGTATAAAAATTAAAGTGGTTAATTTACATTATCCTTTAGTGAGAATTCTAATCACTTTTTTCCACATGGCACAAAGGGCATGGTGACATGAAAATTTGATTAGGGAAACTAGGTCAGGGCATCAAGCTGgaaaacctttttcttttgataattgCACTTAGCCCATGTGAAGCAGGGTAAGGCTgtatacatttgcccctcctagatcCTATAatagcaggagcctcatgcactaagTTATTCTTATTTAATTATACTTACTCCATGTAtttaaacaaaattttattggCAAAATGCGTTACCATCCAAAGAATTTCTACCTAGTTAAAGCCCTAATAATTGTTAAtgtcttaagagacaaggtcttaaaaaaatcaagaaattaaaaaataaaaaaaaataaaaaaaataaaaaagacaaaaaaaacaaaaaaataaaaaaataaaaaaataaaaaaataaaaaaataaaaaaataaaaataaaaaaataaaaaaataaaaaaataaaaaaaataaaagaagaaaaaaatcccagCCCTCCTTTCTCTTTACTTGATGACAAAGGCCATCTTTACATTGCCATTGGTCTTGTAAGAATCTATTAGTACTATCCCAAATTAGTTGGGACTGAAACCTATGCATGTTTGCTAAAAcagaggaaaaaaggaaaagtctTCCTCGtcatgggtgaaagaaaaaCCGATAAATTTAGGATCGTTATTACTCTTCTTATATATTGGAGGGTTGAAATGTCTTCCATTATTTCTAGACACCCATCCAAATGAAATGATGAACAATGATTGGGAAATTGTGTCCCCTACGGAGAATGATTCCCTCTATCCTGGCACGTTGTGGTAGCAAAAAAGGGAAAGGGGTTCTAATAGTTCGGAATAATTAATGTTATCTATCGAGTCCGTTTTGAGTTAGGATTTATGGAAAGGCCTTCAAGCTAGTTCAACTATTTTAATTAAATACATGCTTAACTCTATTCCCACTTATTGGATGTCCAACTCCATTTTCATGTGACAATATGTAATCAAATGGATTCTATCAATGCTAGGTTCCGGAAAGGTTGAAATTATGAGGGTTGTTGGTCTTTTATTTCTTAGAAAACTctttgggcccgtttgataacgttttaagaaacgtgtttttgccgtttctgggcacggaacaaaaagcgttcgataaaactatttcgtttcacttgtttttagaaatagaaatagaaatttctacctatttatggttcaagaaacgactcaGGCTCTacttgtttcaccgtttctgaaaacgactcatgaccattttttcgttgattactatcgacttctagaaacatgacttatcaaacaccttcaattccatttctgtttctaaaaacggaaatttatgtttctgccatttcttgaaacagaaatggcagaaatgttatcaaacgagcccttTGTTTATCTAAATCAAGGGGTGAGTTGGGTTTTAGACGTAATCTCATCTATAATAGAACCTAACTAGTTAAATTAGCTTGGAGAGTAATTAATCAACTCCATGCCTATTGGGATAGAGTTATTAAggtcatgtaattttttcctaACTATTCACCTTTTGATCAAGCTATTCCTAAGAGGAAAGGCTCATTAATATGGGTTGGTTTATGGCAGGTTCATCTTATATTAAGACAACTAGTCTCTAGGAAGATTGGTGTTGTTTTCTTCTCTGAATATGTGGTCGAGCTTGTGGCACAATGGTCAAGTTGCACCATTGAAACATGTTTTGGTCTCATTGTCAAGAGTTTAAAACTGGAAACGACCTATCTTGTATAGCAGGGCATAATGCTGTGTACAGTTGCCGCTCCCAGACTCTACAATAATGAAAGCCTCGTGCACTGATTTGCTCTAGCCTGAGGCTTATTAGATTGCCTATTATCTCTGGTAAACCTGCTACTTTACTCTATGTTAGAGATTTAATGAATGGTGGCCAATGGAATAGTAATATGATCAATTAAGCCACACATTACTAAGCCCATTTAAAAAACTCCCATTGATATGACTCTAGGTTGGGTTTTCCCTATGTCACGTAATGGTATTTTGGGTGACAGCCCTCATGTTGACAACAGGAAAAATTGGAAAAGGATGGTGTTAAAACTAAAAAATGAGTTGTGTGACAGTCTCTGTGTTCACCCTCATTTTAAtgttttcttttggaaatttttAATTGGTGGCTTGATGACTAAGGATAAAGTAGTTTTATGAATATTAGTTATTTGTGTtcttatacttaaaaaaaaaccctttgtaaattttaaaaatgaatCTCTTAGGCAGTTATTTTTATCTTGTTTGGTGTCTAAGCATATTTGGATGGTTGGGTCATTCGAACTTCACACATAGCACCTCCACTTGTCCTCCTTTGTGATGATTGCATTGATTTTAATACGTGTAATATGACATCTTCTTGTATTGTTGAATTCGAACTTCTATGTTATTTTTAtgagttttgaatttttagggaaTTTATTTGCATCAAAGGTCAAAAGCATCTCGTAGGGCTTACAACAAGAATTGGGAAAAGACTATTCGAAAGTAGAAATTTAGGTGGATTACAAGCATTTAGTTCATTGGCTGAACCAAGGCCACCAGGTGGCATGCCCTTAAGATCTACTTATATAAGTTCTTTGAACAATTTCTTCTATTTAATTTGTTGGACGATGAATACTCTTTATGTCCTAGCAACTGCTAGATAGCTTTTAAAGCTAGTATGTTTAAATTATCTTGGAGTTTAGACGATGATAAAATCAATATTGTGTTTCATTAAAGGGCAAATTTTTAATCTTTCTCAATGCAACTTAAACTCAAAAGTTGCAACGTCAACATCCATCCATGATAAAATTCCACTTGAAACCCCATAAGAAAAAGGTCAATTTCTACATGTTCAAGGATGATAACTTTAAACATTTACCTCTTTTaccatgggtgaagagaaactcgatcgagaaaaaaaaatgtcaatttcTAGAATTTTCTTAACCTAACAatccaaccccaaccccaatcccaaccctaaccctaaccctaaccctaaccctacgTACGCACCCCCACCCCTACCcgttctttctttgttttagaCGTAGGCCCTACACAATAATACATCGAGCCCCCAGTTATCCAATGAAGACCTAAAGCTTCGTGATCAAGGTTCCCTCACTTCGTCACCATTAGTCCCCGAAGTATCCCATGCTATTCCCCACTATTACTTTTCTATCAATCCGTACTCCCACATGAGAAGCCTATGTCGTTTTGTAGGAATTTCTTAGAGCGATTCCCTTTGGATTATTAGGTATAGTGATGGGGCCCACATAAATAATAATGAAGACTTCTTTTACGAGTGATAAGGATTTATCTGCTTCTAATAGATATCCTGGTCATATTTGATGATGATCGTGGATCGTTGGATCTATTGActcttccaaaagaaaaaagatgattGGTTACAATCAGATCGACAGCAGATCTAAGTTTCAACTTTGTTTGGCTGAGAGCGACATTTAGAACAAACGCAACTTACGTGGACCCCACTAGGTAATTTCCTCGAAAAGAAGACGACGACCTTCAATTGACTTAAAACAGTAAATGAGCGACAGTGGCTAGAATATTAAAATAGGATGGGTTACGTGTCACTTCCTAAAGCTCCCGTTAGACATGTTCTGTCCCCACATCAGGAAAAGATTCTGATCCCGCGGTATTCCCAGGGTTCTAAAGTATGAAAATCGGTACTGAACGACCAACCGGTTTGTACCGACTCTCACCGATTTAATCCGATTACTGACCGGTCTTCACCGATTTATACCGATTTGAGTCTAAAATCGTCCCTGAACGATTCTGATGCCGAGGGCACTTGGACTGTGAAGTTACTCGGGTCCGAGACTCTGAACTTAGTTCAGACTCTGAAGTCTAGAGTGGAGAGTCTCTCCAATATTAAAGCCAGAGGAACAAAGTGAGGACCCCTGAGATCAGGAGGGAAGGGGTTTTGCTTCTAATACAGTAATTCgtatctttcttctctcctaTGGTTAATCACGGAAAGATGACAttcccttcctcttttctcaGACTGATGAAGCTTAGTTACCTCAAAAGAAGCGATCATGGATTCTatgatttccttttttaatGTTACTGCTTCCTTGTTTCTTCACTAACTCCCCCCCTTACTTTGGAAgcatttctcttctctctgtGGTTTGAACAAAAACCTGAAATCTCTCGTGGGCATTTGAGAACTTTGAGGTGAGGTAGTTATCTCGTCTCTTgtgctctttttttcttttaattaatatattttatgttttaggaAATGGGTTTTGCGTGTAAAGTGTTCTTATGCTTCTTTGGATTTTGATTAATGTTCCCGTTTCATCTTATGGATCTTTTTAGAactctttctttctgttttccATGATCAAGCATGAAGAAATGTACATTTTATGTCTGAAGTGTTTTGTTGTGATTTTATCTTTCTTGTTCTCTATAATGGGTACAGCTTCTAAAGTAGTTGAGCCAGGGTCTCTAGATCATGGGCTTGGCCAATTCTTTGGAAAAGAGGGAAATGGCGTGTGGagggtttctctctctcattttcttcaTGTTTATTGAGTCTTATCTATGTATTAGTCTTTAGCAGTTACTTACTTGGAATTAAACAACATGGAACTGCAGTTTTGATTAATTGGACGACATGGGAAGGACAATTCATCTTTCTCCGTTCCCTTCTTATGTGGATGCGAAAGAAGTTAAGAAATTTCTAGAGGGTTACTCTGGCGATGGAACTGTTTATGCAGTAAAAGTCAGGCCACCCAAGAATCCAAGGCCAGATAGGAAAGCATTTGCTTTTGCTTATGTGCAATTTACAAATCCTAAGTGTGCTGAACATATAATCTCCTTGGTCAGTGAGCGCCTATATTATGGGACTTGTTGGCTGAAGGCTAAGTATGTGGAACATGATATAGTACCCAAGCCAAGGCCCTCATTGCTCACTTTGGAGAATACAGGACTATATTTTGGATGTCAAGTTTCAAGTGACGAGTTTTGTGTTCTCTATAAAGGGTTGAATGTTGTGGTTAACTTTGGTTTTGACCTGCGGAAAATATATTTTGTCCTGCCTTATGGAGGTGTAGAATATAAGCTTGTACTAGCTTATGAGGACATCTGGCAAATCCAGCTTCGTTCTCCACAGGGTCAATACAAATATCTCCTAATTCAGGTATGCTCATGAGTTGTAGTTTCAGCATTTCTGCTTATTTCTATTTGATCATGATACATCCATTGCATAGCATGAAGATGTCAATTGTTCTTGATGAGATTGTTTTGTTCTATTTCTATGTAGAATAGTCCTCTTGCCTAATGATTTAGTGGCTAAGGAGTTGGAAAACATCACAAGTCAATGTCATGTAAAGTATAAATCAAAGTATAACTGGTCTTGGTTTCCTTGCTTGTTTAGTACTAGGGTATATTCCTAAcatttttcaatttcataaCTAGACAAACATCCTAGAATTTAGTTATGTGGTGATAGTAAGTGATTATTCATGTAATTAAATACTAATGGATTCTGGTACTAAGTAAATTTGGATGTGATCTTGTTTTTTCAATTGGAAGTGTGTGTCCCTGATTTCAAACAAAACCATAAGGTTTGTAATGgtcctaaatttttttatagatgtTCCTACATTAATATTGAATTTCTATGTGTATATTTCAATCCTGTATGGGATCGATGTGAAATTCTGAGAGTCCGTAACATTTATTTGGCTAGGCATGCCTGATTGTTTCACGTGGGTAACCACTGTTCTCTGCCTCAGTAATTGGTCAGACTGAATTACTGATGTACTAGTGCAGAGCAGGCTGCACAAAAGCTCCCTTTGTATGTGATGCAACAGTATAGTTCTCTATTCCAGACTCTATTATTGTGTTTGTGGTGTGGAATTGAATGCAAGCAATGCTAGAATTTTGCAATTGATTTAATTTAATAGTTAACTATCTGATCACCTTGAGGTTTTGACTCCAACATTGCTGCTTGAAATTTACCATTTTTACTGCAAAATTTATGTAGACCAAACATGACTGCTCTGAACATTTGTAATCTTTCACAAAGCATGTGATTTAATACAGATGACATAACTTCTTCAATTTAGGTGGTTGCTGCTCCTCGGATCTATGAGAAACCTATACGCTCTTCAGGGCTTGTGTTTGAAGATCCTATTTTAAACTATTTCAAGGATGCTTCAGATGATCAGTGGGATAGAGCAACAGATTTCACTCGCTCATGCTGTATTGGACAATCTTCTGCCATTTGCTTAAAGCTTCCATACAGCTATGCACTTCcagatttgaaaaaatattttgtctACTATAAAGAAGATAAAGGTCAGTTCATCTTGAAGACTGGATCTGCGTTCTCCAATAATTTGGACCTAGTCCCCATTGTTGGCCCCCCTGATGTTTCTGAGTTGCAGAGAttcccatttgaaatcttgtttAAGGTGTGTCTTTTGGTTCAGAATGGATGCCTTGCAGGGCCAACGCTTGATGCTAATTTTTTCAAGTTAGTTCATCCTGCTTTCTTTCCAGTCAACTACATAGAGCATGCATTGGAGAAGCTGTATCATTTAAAAGAATGCTGCTATGAACCTGTTAGGTGGCTCCGTGAGCAATATGGAAGATACCATAGATCCAAGCGCACTCCTAGTTCCCCCACTATTTCCTTGGATTCCGGTTTGAAATATGTACGCAGGGTTCAAGTAACCCCTAGTAAAGTGTTCTTTTGTGGTCCAGAAGTCAATGTTTCGAATCGGGTGCTACGCCAATACTCTAAGCACATTGATAATTTCATTCGTGTCTCTTTTGTTGATGAGAATTTGGATAAAATGTGTTCGATAGATTTATCTCCACGTACTTCTACTGGCAGCAAAGAAAGGCGTACTGGAATTTATAAAAGGATACTTTCTACTTTGAAAAATGGCATAGTTATTGGAGAAAAGAGGTTTGATTTTCTTGCCTTCTCATCAAGTCAGTTGCGTGATAATTCTGCATGGATGTTTGCAAAAACAGATGATGGGATTACCGCAGCAAAGATCAGAAAAGGGATGGGTGATTTTCATGAAATAAGAAATGTGGCAAAATATGCTGCTAGATTGGGTCAATCTTTCAGCTCTTCCACAGAAACTCTTAATGTTTCTGAGCGTGAAGTTGAAACCATTCGTGATATAGAGATGCAAAGAGGACAGATGACGTATGTCTTCTCAGATGGGATTGGTAAAATTTCTGCTGATTTTGCGACAAGAGTTGCTACAAAGTGTGGCTTAAAAAGTTCTACTCCTTCTGCCTTTCAAATAAGATATGGTGGCTACAAGGGTGTTGTGGCTGTAGACCCTACATCCTCAATGAAATTATCCTTGAGAAAGAGCATGTGTAAATATAAATCACAGAACATAAGTCTAGATGTTCTGGCATGGAGCAAGTATCAGCCTTGTTTCCTCAATCGTCAGATAATCTCTCTATTGTCAACACTTGGAGTGAAAGATCGTATATTTCAAGAGAAGCAAAGGCAGGCTGTAGACGAGCTGGATGCTATTctaaccaatccattaagggcACAGGAAGCACTTGAGCTGATGTCTCCAGGTGAAAACAGTAATGTTCTCAAGGAAATGTTGATGTGTGGCTATGAGCCTAATAATGAACCATTCCTTTCGATGATGCTACAAGCATTCCGGGCAGCGAAGCTTCAAGAACTGCGAACAAAGACAAGGATATTTGTTCCAAATGGAAGATCATTGATGGGATGTCTGGATGAAACTCGGACCTTGGAATATGGGCAAGTATTTGTCCAAGTCTCTAGCATTGGGCGTAAACAATTTCATGATAATTATTCTTTTATGTTTAATGGAAATGGATTGGACAATCAAAAAGCTATTGTTGAGGGAAAGGTGATTGTTGCTAAAAACCCATGCTTGCATCCTGGTGATGTGCGTGTTTTGCGAGCCATTGATGTCCCAGCACTACACCATTTGGTAGATTGTGTTGTATTCCCACAGAAAGGAGCAAGGTGAGacattttatataatttattgtGGTAGTTAACTTTTACTATACTGAATTTTGATATATTTGTGATCTCAATTGAGGATCTTAGTTTGACTTATATTAAACAGATGCTTATGCCAATATAGGTTATACCATCCAGGATGTAACTGTGCCTTagttcactctctctctctctctcttaagtgGGTTTCGTTATAGAACTGAAATATTTAGATGGTTTGAATGTTTTTATAGCAGAAGCACCTAATCAAACAGCTATCAAAACCaaaggggtttaggtttttttttttgaatggtttctcttatttatttatttttttatacatagttttatacttttatcttatttatttatttatttattttttatgcatagttttCTCTTATTTCATTCCTTTGATGTAAATTCTCTTTATAGATCTCAATTTTTCCTTGACTAAGACTAGTTTTTATGTTATCTGAACTGTTGTTGTAGACCACACCCAAATGAATGCTCAGGGAGTGATTTGGATGGAGATATATATTTTGTAAGTTGGGACTCTGCACTTATTCCACCTTGTCAAATCCAACCCATGGAGTATGTTCCAGCACCAACTAAATCCCTGGACCATGATGTTATGATTGAGGTAATCGTCTTGCTTGCGAGGATGCACGATATATCTGAAACTTTTTAGTACTTCATATAGATTCTTGTTCTTAATCTCTTATGTAGTGCTTGCCATGAAGATCTcctagtatttataatttgATGCAATTAATTTGATAATAGAGAATGTTACTTTAAACTTCGTGTAGTCTTATA
It includes:
- the LOC122078598 gene encoding probable RNA-dependent RNA polymerase 1 — protein: MGRTIHLSPFPSYVDAKEVKKFLEGYSGDGTVYAVKVRPPKNPRPDRKAFAFAYVQFTNPKCAEHIISLVSERLYYGTCWLKAKYVEHDIVPKPRPSLLTLENTGLYFGCQVSSDEFCVLYKGLNVVVNFGFDLRKIYFVLPYGGVEYKLVLAYEDIWQIQLRSPQGQYKYLLIQVVAAPRIYEKPIRSSGLVFEDPILNYFKDASDDQWDRATDFTRSCCIGQSSAICLKLPYSYALPDLKKYFVYYKEDKGQFILKTGSAFSNNLDLVPIVGPPDVSELQRFPFEILFKVCLLVQNGCLAGPTLDANFFKLVHPAFFPVNYIEHALEKLYHLKECCYEPVRWLREQYGRYHRSKRTPSSPTISLDSGLKYVRRVQVTPSKVFFCGPEVNVSNRVLRQYSKHIDNFIRVSFVDENLDKMCSIDLSPRTSTGSKERRTGIYKRILSTLKNGIVIGEKRFDFLAFSSSQLRDNSAWMFAKTDDGITAAKIRKGMGDFHEIRNVAKYAARLGQSFSSSTETLNVSEREVETIRDIEMQRGQMTYVFSDGIGKISADFATRVATKCGLKSSTPSAFQIRYGGYKGVVAVDPTSSMKLSLRKSMCKYKSQNISLDVLAWSKYQPCFLNRQIISLLSTLGVKDRIFQEKQRQAVDELDAILTNPLRAQEALELMSPGENSNVLKEMLMCGYEPNNEPFLSMMLQAFRAAKLQELRTKTRIFVPNGRSLMGCLDETRTLEYGQVFVQVSSIGRKQFHDNYSFMFNGNGLDNQKAIVEGKVIVAKNPCLHPGDVRVLRAIDVPALHHLVDCVVFPQKGARPHPNECSGSDLDGDIYFVSWDSALIPPCQIQPMEYVPAPTKSLDHDVMIEEVEEYFTDYIVNESLGIIANAHTVFADREPSMARSDNCIELAKLFSIAVDFPKTGVPAEIPDHLRVKEYPDFMEKLDKPTYESPRVIGKLFREIKDKAASHTSFKKFTWEVARRSYDPEMEVEGFEDYIDDACYYKGEYDSKLGNLMDYYGINTEAEILSGNIMKMAKSFTKKRDAEAIGLAVRSLKKEARKWFDEGFGTDSSPDEVYAKASAWYHVTYHPDYWGCYNEGLNWDHFLSFPWCIYEKLIKIKKDRSSIQRSLRLSSLVRQFADGFRLR